One Benincasa hispida cultivar B227 chromosome 5, ASM972705v1, whole genome shotgun sequence genomic window carries:
- the LOC120077051 gene encoding uncharacterized protein LOC120077051 isoform X1 → MDSASSPPSSSSSSPLKRPTGQVLDGSEIMELVANNHVFSSFVDHKFHELDTDKDGKLSLKELHPAVAHIGAALGLPPQGTSLDSDNIYSEVLNEFTHGSREKVSKSEFQEVLSDILLGMAAGLKRDPIVILRIDGEDLLEFINSPAYEPEMVATFSQINLPEGSLHDYIFKAFENLTVEQGMPPPSDPWVMSDIVEPALEFCDVGENWDKPVSQETFLLEFKRAAEHVAQRLKEQPVIVAHSENTFDGSSIRRLLSNKFELDKSLNTALQSVPKDKTGKLPKEHLQLALDLVGPLAGLPPLGAINEMDKLLLDVFKMVDADDGKAVKEDEFKKLLTEILGAVMLQLEGNPISVSSNSVVHEPLACSSTLLTPSS, encoded by the exons ATGGATTCTGCTTCTTCACCcccttcatcatcatcatcttcaccATTGAAACGACCTACTGGACAGGTTCTGGACGGTTCAGAAATTATGGAGTTGGTTGCCAACAACCACGTCTTCTCCTCTTTCGTCGACCATAAGTTTCACGAGCTCGACACCGACAAAGACGGCAAACTTTCTCTCAAAGAACTTCACCCTGCCGTCGCCCACATTGGTGCCGCTCTTGGCCTTCCTCCTCAAGGCACTTCCCTTGATTCCGACAACATTTACTCTGAG GTATTGAATGAATTTACCCATGGATCAAGAGAAAAGGTAAGCAAGTCCGAGTTTCAAGAAGTTCTCTCTGATATTCTGCTAGGCATGGCTGCCGGGTTGAAGCGAGATCCTATTGTTATACTTCGGATCGATGGTGAAGACCTTCTTGAATTCATAAATAGCCCTGCTTACGAGCCTGAGATGGTCGCCACTTTTTCACAAATCAACCTACCTGAAGGATCTCTTCATGATTACATTTTTAAAGCTTTTGAAAATCTTACTGTGGAACAAGGGATGCCTCCTCCGTCAGATCCCTGG GTTATGAGCGATATTGTCGAACCAGCTCTGGAATTCTGTGATGTAGGTGAGAATTGGGACAAGCCTGTCTCGCAAGAGACCTTCTTGTTGGAATTCAAGAGAGCTGCCGAGCATGTGGCTCAACGGCTAAAAGAACAGCCTGTTATTGTTGCTCACAGTGAAAATACCTTTGATGGAAGTAGCATAAGAAGGCTGTTATCCAACAAATTCGAACTGGACAAG TCACTTAATACGGCACTTCAGAGTGTCCCAAAAGACAAAACCGGAAAATTGCCAAAGGAACATCTGCAATTGGCGCTGGATTTGGTTGGTCCATTAGCCGGTTTACCACCGCTCGGTGCCATCAATGAG ATGGACAAGCTTCTTCTTGATGTATTTAAGATGGTAGATGCCGATGACGGGAAAGCGGTTAAAGAGGACGAATTCAAGAAACTGTTGACTGAGATTCTGGGGGCAGTCATGTTGCAATTGGAAGGCAATCCAATCTCAGTTTCTTCTAATTCTGTTGTGCATGAGCCTCTAGCTTGTTCTTCTACACTTTTGACACCATCCTCTTAG
- the LOC120077051 gene encoding uncharacterized protein LOC120077051 isoform X2: protein MAAGLKRDPIVILRIDGEDLLEFINSPAYEPEMVATFSQINLPEGSLHDYIFKAFENLTVEQGMPPPSDPWVMSDIVEPALEFCDVGENWDKPVSQETFLLEFKRAAEHVAQRLKEQPVIVAHSENTFDGSSIRRLLSNKFELDKSLNTALQSVPKDKTGKLPKEHLQLALDLVGPLAGLPPLGAINEMDKLLLDVFKMVDADDGKAVKEDEFKKLLTEILGAVMLQLEGNPISVSSNSVVHEPLACSSTLLTPSS, encoded by the exons ATGGCTGCCGGGTTGAAGCGAGATCCTATTGTTATACTTCGGATCGATGGTGAAGACCTTCTTGAATTCATAAATAGCCCTGCTTACGAGCCTGAGATGGTCGCCACTTTTTCACAAATCAACCTACCTGAAGGATCTCTTCATGATTACATTTTTAAAGCTTTTGAAAATCTTACTGTGGAACAAGGGATGCCTCCTCCGTCAGATCCCTGG GTTATGAGCGATATTGTCGAACCAGCTCTGGAATTCTGTGATGTAGGTGAGAATTGGGACAAGCCTGTCTCGCAAGAGACCTTCTTGTTGGAATTCAAGAGAGCTGCCGAGCATGTGGCTCAACGGCTAAAAGAACAGCCTGTTATTGTTGCTCACAGTGAAAATACCTTTGATGGAAGTAGCATAAGAAGGCTGTTATCCAACAAATTCGAACTGGACAAG TCACTTAATACGGCACTTCAGAGTGTCCCAAAAGACAAAACCGGAAAATTGCCAAAGGAACATCTGCAATTGGCGCTGGATTTGGTTGGTCCATTAGCCGGTTTACCACCGCTCGGTGCCATCAATGAG ATGGACAAGCTTCTTCTTGATGTATTTAAGATGGTAGATGCCGATGACGGGAAAGCGGTTAAAGAGGACGAATTCAAGAAACTGTTGACTGAGATTCTGGGGGCAGTCATGTTGCAATTGGAAGGCAATCCAATCTCAGTTTCTTCTAATTCTGTTGTGCATGAGCCTCTAGCTTGTTCTTCTACACTTTTGACACCATCCTCTTAG